A DNA window from Drosophila biarmipes strain raj3 chromosome 2R, RU_DBia_V1.1, whole genome shotgun sequence contains the following coding sequences:
- the LOC108036239 gene encoding probable multidrug resistance-associated protein lethal(2)03659 — protein MHSGKTEVLPENPRERSNFIVASWFWYAMPLFVKGSKQTLGSKDLYKPLTEHKSDTLGNKLWASWEHELKIDKENPNLLRAVLRTFAWQLALPGLAIFLVELGLRTFQPILLVKLISYFSHQPKAEEMGYFYAIALILNSILSVMLLAPANFGIYHVCFKMRVALTSMIFRKALRLSKNALGETTSGHVVTLISNDIPRLNNGVYTVHYLWVGPLQVLLITYLMYQEIGIAAMFGMIFMLLLIPLQIFLGKKTSLLHLKAAERTDNRLRMVNEIISGIRVLKMYAWELPFEKMVAQARKKEMNSIRQGQYIRGFRFTCRIIVSRVAIFLSLVGYVILRGFFTPEVAFLVTAYYNVLLAAMSIYFPAAMIHTAQVLASFNRVNKLMQSEEVHEKPRCTEDQEDPTSVPPQPAIVVSRLKAKWDAKSPDYTLSGLNLQIKPGSVVAIVGATGSGKSSLIQAILGELTAECGQIKVNGSVSYSSQEPWLFAGTVRQNILFGQPLDQQRYQEVVKKCALERDFELFPLKDETLVGERGASLSGGQRARISLARAAYRKASIYLLDDPFSAVDTNVSRHLFEQCVRGHLQDTTVVLITHQKQFLHLVDQVVILEKGQLRAVGTYQSLLEMGLDFVTILGEAGKEVEEQENQDSCRKALTENINKSKEAIDDSYSKKTIKELQESGGIGLGIYKKYFKAGGGLSSFLIMISCSVLAQILVTGGDYFLTYWVTKESNVAIKNRTEGLQNMNSKRIDVYIFTVIVILSISMNSTFSILVFNMAKKASIHLHNSIFIAITRAPMDFFERNKHGCILNRLSKDMGQVDEVLPDVMVDVLQTFFWLAGIIIVIAIVNPVLLVPTAILAVVFYKLRNFYLKTSMDLKRIGAISLSPVYSHLASCLTGLPTIRAFEGQRTLEQEFDNFQDAHSSALYMSMSTSSAFGYWMECLCVLYIAIITLSFFVFPPKNGAEVGLAITQALGLMGLVQWGVRQSAELENTMTSVERVVEYENIEPEEALKGEVQKRPPKSWPEQGKIVFDNLSLRYTPDPRAEKVLKCLSFVINPREKVGIVGRTGAGKSSLINALSRLSYNDGSVLIDTRDTSTMGLHELRRKISIIPQEPVLFTGTLRYNLDPFGEYSDEKLWSSLEEVKLKDLVADLPSGLQSKINEGGTNFSVGQRQLVCLARAILRNNRILVLDEATANVDPQTDALIQSTIRKRFKECTVLTIAHRLHTIMDSDKVLVMDAGRVVEFGTPYELLMDGDFHVFQDMVKQTGHATYEGLLEIAQRALKK, from the exons ATGCATTCGGGAAAGACTGAAGTCCTGCCGGAAAATCCGCGAGAGCGATCGAATTTTATTGTGGCGTCTTGGTTTTG GTATGCCATGCCCCTATTTGTTAAGGGATCGAAACAGACCTTGGGATCAAAGGACCTTTACAAACCTTTGACGGAACATAAATCAG ATACTCTTGGCAATAAATTGTGGGCTTCTTGGGAGCACGAACtgaaaattgataaagaaaaTCCCAATCTTTTGAGGGCTGTTCTCCGGACTTTCGCCTGGCAACTTGCACTCCCCGGACTGGCGATTTTCCTGGTGGAGCTGGGACTAAGAACCTTTCAGCCAATattattggttaagcttaTTTCGTACTTCTCCCACCAACCTAAAGCTGAAGAGATGGGCTATTTCTATGCAATAGCACTGATACTAAATAGTATTCTAAGCGTGATGCTCCTAGCTCCTGCCAATTTCGGGATATACCATGTGT GCTTTAAGATGCGGGTGGCCCTGACTAGTATGATCTTTCGGAAGGCCCTGCGGTTGAGCAAGAATGCTCTGGGTGAGACCACTTCCGGTCATGTGGTCACCCTGATTTCCAATGACATTCCGCGTTTGAACAATGGAGTCTACACGGTCCACTATCTGTGGGTGGGGCCCCTTCAAGTTCTGCTTATCACATACCTTATGTACCAGGAG ATTGGAATCGCTGCAATGTTTGGCATGATCTTTATGCTTCTTCTCATACCTCTGCAAATTTTTCTGGGCAAGAAGACCTCGCTGCTGCATCTGAAAGCTGCTGAAAGAACGGACAACCGGCTTCGCATGGTGAATGAAATAATCTCTGGCATTCGAGTGCTCAAGATGTACGCCTGGGAGCTGCCTTTCGAAAAGATGGTGGCCCAGGCTCGCAAAAAGGAGATGAACTCCATTCGCCAGGGACAGTACATAAGGGGCTTTCGCTTCACCTGCCGAATCATCGTCTCACGCGTGGCCATCTTCCTCAGCCTGGTGGGCTACGTCATCTTGCGTGGGTTTTTCACACCGGAAGTGGCCTTCCTTGTAACCGCCTACTACAACGTACTGCTGGCCGCCATGTCCATATATTTTCCTGCCGCCATGATACACACGGCTCAAGTCTTGGCCTCCTTCAACCGTGTGAATAAGCTTATGCAATCCGAGGAGGTACATGAGAAGCCGAGGTGTACAGAAGATCAGGAAGATCCGACCTCTGTTCCCCCACAACCTGCCATCGTCGTCAGCAGACTCAAAGCCAAATGGGATGCCAAGTCCCCAGACTACACACTCAGTGGGTTAAATCTTCAAATTAAGCCCGGATCTGTGGTGGCCATCGTGGGAGCCACTGGATCGGGAAAATCCAGCCTTATCCAGGCTATTCTTGGTGAGCTGACAGCAGAGTGCGGCCAGATAAAAGTGAATGGTTCCGTCTCCTACTCCTCCCAAGAGCCCTGGCTCTTCGCAGGCACCGTACGCCAGAATATACTTTTTGGCCAGCCCTTGGATCAACAGCGCTACCAGGAGGTGGTTAAAAAGTGTGCCCTGGAACGGGACTTTGAGCTCTTCCCGCTCAAAGATGAAACCCTAGTTGGGGAGCGTGGAGCTTCCCTATCGGGTGGCCAGAGGGCTAGGATCAGTTTGGCCAGAGCGGCTTACCGGAAGGCATCCATCTACCTACTAGATGATCCTTTCAGTGCAGTGGACACCAATGTGTCCCGCCATCTATTCGAGCAATGCGTGCGCGGTCATCTGCAGGATACCACCGTAGTTCTGATAACCCATCAGAAGCAGTTTTTACACCTGGTCGATCAGGTTGTGATCTTGGAAAAGGGTCAACTCAGGGCCGTGGGCACCTACCAGTCGCTCCTGGAGATGGGCCTCGACTTTGTCACCATACTGGGCGAAGCAGGGAAGGAAGTTGAGGAACAGGAGAATCAGGATAGCTGTAGAAAGGCACTTACTGAGAATATCAATAAATCTAAAGAGGCTATAGACGATTCATATTCTAAGAAAACCATTAAGGAGCTCCAAGAATCAGGGGGCATAGGTCTAGGAATATACAAGAAGTACTTCAAGGCGGGCGGTGGATTGTCCTCCTTCCTTATAATGATTAGCTGCTCTGTCCTGGCACAAATATTGGTTACGGGAGGCGATTATTTCCTTACTTACTG GGTCACCAAGGAGAGCAACGTTGCCATTAAAAACAGGACAGAAGGTCTGCAGAATATGAACTCGAAAAGAATAGATGTATACATATTCACGGTGATCGTAATTTTGTCAATTTCAATGAACTCCACGTTCTCGATTTTGGTATTTAACATGGCCAAGAAAGCGTCTATTCACTTGCACAACTCCATTTTCATTGCAATCACTCGAGCACCCATGGATTTCTTCGAAAGAAATAAACACGGATGCATTCTGAATCGCCTCTCCAAGGATATGGGCCAAGTGGACGAAGTACTGCCCGACGTGATGGTCGATGTGCTACAGACTTTCTTTTGGCTGGCTGGAATAATTATTGTTATAGCCATTGTCAATCCTGTGTTGCTGGTTCCAACAGCTATTTTGGCCGTTGTTTTCTATAAGCTACGCAATTTCTATCTCAAAACTTCGATGGATTTGAAGCGAATCGGGGCTATAA GTCTGTCTCCAGTCTACTCTCATTTGGCCTCTTGTCTGACCGGTTTGCCCACAATTCGTGCCTTCGAAGGTCAGAGGACATTGGAGCAGGAGTTCGACAACTTCCAGGATGCGCATAGCTCTGCACTTTATATGTCCATGAGTACCTCGAGTGCCTTTGGATATTGGATGGAGTGCTTATGCGTGCTTTACATAGCGATCATTACGCTCAGCTTCTTTGTCTTCCCTCCAAAAAACGGAGCTGAAGTTGGGCTGGCCATAACTCAA GCCTTGGGACTTATGGGCCTAGTGCAGTGGGGAGTACGTCAATCAGCCGAGCTGGAGAACACAATGACTTCCGTGGAGCGAGTGGTGGAGTACGAGAACATCGAACCAGAAGAAGCACTGAAAGGGGAAGTGCAAAAAAGGCCACCCAAATCCTGGCCAGAGCAGGGAAAAATAGTGTTCGATAACCTGAGTCTTCGCTACACGCCGGATCCGAGGGCGGAGAAAGTGCTCAAGTGCCTTAGCTTTGTCATAAATCCAAGGGAAAAAGTGGGCATCGTGGGACGGACTGGAGCGGGCAAATCCTCCCTGATTAACGCCCTCTCCCGACTGTCCTACAACGATGGGTCCGTGCTTATAGACACGAGAGATACGAGCACAATGGGTCTGCACGAGCTGCGCAGGAAGATCTCAATTATACCCCAGGAACCCGTCCTTTTCACCGGCACTTTGCGATACAACTTGGATCCCTTCGGCGAGTACAGCGATGAGAAGCTGTGGAGCTCCCTGGAAGAGGTGAAGCTGAAGGATCTGGTGGCGGATCTTCCAAGTGGCTTGCAGAGCAAAATCAACGAGGGCGGCACCAACTTCAGCGTGGGTCAGCGTCAGTTGGTCTGCTTGGCACGGGCCATTCTGAGGAATAACAGGATCCTTGTCCTGGACGAGGCGACGGCCAATGTGGATCCCCAGACGGATGCGCTGATCCAAAGCACCATACGGAAAAGGTTCAAGGAGTGCACTGTTCTGACGATAGCCCATCGTTTGCACACCATCATGGACTCTGATAAGGTGCTGGTCATGGATGCTGGCAGAGTTGTGGAGTTCGGAACGCCCTATGAGCTGTTGATGGACGGCGATTTCCATGTGTTCCAGGACATGGTTAAGCAGACGGGTCATGCCACCTATGAAGGTCTACTGGAAATCGCTCAGAGG gcattaaaaaaatag
- the LOC108036310 gene encoding dynein axonemal light chain 1, with amino-acid sequence MSKATTIKEALKRWEEREQQNSLTAKNIDLQFQWPPIEKMDSTLGTLVQCERISMSTNMIEKIFGLSGMKCLKVLSLSRNYIKQISGLEAVAETLEELWLSYNLIEKIKGLTGLKCLKVLYISNNLIKDWSEFNRLAEIESLEDLVVVGNPLSEGLDEPSWRAECIKRLPTIRKLDGEPVVLNEEPQL; translated from the exons ATGTCCAAAGCAACCACAATTAAGGAGGCACTGAAGCGCTGGGAGGAGCGGGAGCAGCAAAATTCCCTCACTGCCAAGAACATTGACCTGCAGTTCCAGTGGCCGCCCATCGAGAAAATGGACAGCACATTGGGCACGCTGGTGCAGTGCGA GAGAATCAGCATGTCCACTAATATGATTGAAAAGATATTCGGTTTATCGGGCATGAAGTGCCTCAAGGTTTTGTCCTTGTCGCGGAACTACATCAAGCAGATTTCCGGATTG GAGGCTGTAGCTGAGACGCTGGAGGAGCTGTGGCTCAGCTATAACCTTATAGAGAAAATCAAAGGTTTGACAGGACTGAAATGTTTGAAAGTCCTCTACATCAGCAACAACTTGATCAAGGACTGGTCGGAGTTCAATCGCCTGGCTGAGATCGAGTCCCTCGAAGATCTAGTGGTGGTGGGGAATCCCCTATCCGAAGGCCTAGACGAACCTTCTTGGAGGGCCGAGTGCATCAAGAGGTTGCCCACCATCCGTAAACTTGACGGCGAACCAGTAGTGCTGAATGAGGAGCCACAGCTTTAA